In one window of Ruminococcus hominis DNA:
- a CDS encoding dUTP diphosphatase, with product MKIKLIDFGLKADHHPFRPHENDAGADVFMPYDCILKPGEIARIPLGFGLIIPDGFAGYVFPRSSMAAKGLVCELPPIDSGYRGEIHAIISNVSTSSQTIHKDTRVGQLVITPVVIADFVLDLGEKRGTGAFGSTGE from the coding sequence ATGAAGATTAAACTGATTGACTTTGGTCTGAAAGCAGATCATCATCCCTTCCGGCCACATGAAAATGATGCCGGTGCGGATGTATTCATGCCTTATGATTGCATATTAAAACCAGGCGAGATTGCAAGAATTCCGCTTGGATTCGGTCTCATCATCCCAGATGGATTTGCCGGATATGTCTTTCCACGAAGCAGCATGGCAGCAAAAGGACTGGTATGTGAACTTCCACCAATCGACTCCGGTTACCGTGGAGAGATACATGCCATTATCAGCAACGTGAGCACATCTTCTCAGACCATTCATAAAGACACACGCGTCGGTCAGCTGGTGATCACACCAGTCGTGATCGCAGACTTTGTTCTGGATCTCGGTGAAAAACGAGGAACCGGGGCTTTCGGAAGTACAGGAGAATAA